Proteins encoded in a region of the Panicum hallii strain FIL2 chromosome 3, PHallii_v3.1, whole genome shotgun sequence genome:
- the LOC112885218 gene encoding uncharacterized protein LOC112885218 has product MVDEHAGKEDGFSPPSGMRPRLDGRGMGGSRAEEQVLDILMPPPIHPDDPGSGPLPGSILLNPEGYISDRTNDTTADGFTKDGKRIQVAFWVAHPPRASCFTVHVPELGSSAIGDIPKILCTEEDLAGTKDKPPSLQLIPTPPSLLFADKDAGLLRCRYRRGNMYFIAFLCRDFTNKEFILHLYNSKSKSWSNKLMHLDSPKAKEYTYTSKVITIGGEHGSVGWSDLCKGILICDLLREKNNLRYIPLTPLLRPNLPETPPLLFRDINVFGKGCIEYFDMYLYIGSGLVVGSSHMEQEGFFDREAEPTRPILKGVYSGFPALSLHDDDVVYLKDKYDLMGTKASVLAVDMRSQTLKGVADFGSGRPLGYSYIYFQSAISKYLGLWSSTRY; this is encoded by the exons ATGGTGGATGAGCATGCCGGCAAGGAGGATGGATTCTCACCACCGAGCGGCATGAGACCAAGACTTGACGGCAGGGGAATGGGCGGCAGTCGCGCAG AAGAACAGGTACTTGACATCCTGATGCCTCCGCCTATCCACCCCGATGATCCTGGTTCTGGTCCTCTCCCGGGGTCCATCCTCCTCAATCCTGAAGGCTACATCAGCGACCGCACCAACGACACCACCGCCGACGGCTTCACCAAGGACGGCAAGCGAATCCAAGTGGCCTTCTGGGTAGCCCACCCGCCACGCGCCTCCTGCTTCACGGTCCACGTCCCTGAGCTGGGGAGTTCCGCCATCGGCGACATTCCCAAGATCCTCTGCACGGAGGAGGACCTC GCCGGCACCAAGGACAAGCCGCCATCGCTGCAGCTGATCCCGACGCCCCCAAGCCTCCTCTTCGCTGACAAGGACGCTGGCCTCCTGCGCTGCCGCTACCGCCGCGGCAACATGTACTTCATCGCCTTCCTGTGTCGGGACTTCACTAATAAAGAGTTCATCCTCCACCTGTACAACTCCAAGAGTAAGTCGTGGAGCAACAAATTGATGCATCTTGATTCACCCAAGGCAAAGGAGTACACGTATACCAGCAAAGTAATCACCATCGGAGGGGAGCACGGTTCGGTGGGTTGGAGTGATCTCTGCAAGGGCATCCTCATCTGCGACTTGCTCCGTGAGAAGAACAATCTTCGCTACATTCCACTAACGCCGCTGCTTCGACCCAATCTGCCCGAAACTCCTCCATTGCTCTTTCGGGACATCAATGTCTTCGGAAAAGGGTGTATCGAGTACTTTGATATGTATTTGTACATTGGATCAGGCCTGGTGGTCGGAAGCAGCCACATGGAGCAGGAAGGTTTCTTCGACAGA GAAGCTGAGCCCACAAGACCAATCTTGAAGGGAGTCTACTCAGGTTTTCCTGCTCTGAGCTTGCACGATGATGATGTTGTTTACCTCAAGGATAAATACGATCTCATGGGGACAAAGGCATCAGTGCTCGCTGTTGATATGAGAAGTCAGACTCTAAAAGGTGTGGCCGACTTTGGCTCTGGAAGGCCCTTGGGTTACAGTTACATCTACTTTCAAAGTGCAATATCCAAATATCTGGGTCTTTGGTCCTCCACCAGGTACTAA